A part of Manduca sexta isolate Smith_Timp_Sample1 chromosome 10, JHU_Msex_v1.0, whole genome shotgun sequence genomic DNA contains:
- the LOC115452160 gene encoding 60S ribosomal protein L34, producing MVQRLTFRRRLSYNTKSNQRRIVRTPGGRLVYQYVKKPKKIPRCGQCKSKLRGIQPARPAERSRLCYRKKTVKRVYGGVLCHKCVKQRIVRAFLIEEQKIVKVLKAQQAVVKTGKKSAK from the exons ATGGTACAGCGGCTTACGTTTCGACGACGTTTGTCGTACAACACTAAGTCAAACCAAAGGAGAAT AGTGAGGACACCAGGTGGCCGTCTGGTGTACCAGTATGTCAAAAAGCCCAAGAAGATCCCGAGGTGTGGCCAGTGCAAGAGCAAACTGCGCGGTATCCAGCCCGCCCGGCCCGCTGAGCGTTCCCGCCTGTGCTACCGCAAGAAGACCGTCAAGCGAGTGTACGGTGGTGTCCTCTGCCACAAGTGCGTAAAGCAGCGCATCGTCAGAGCCTTCCTCATTGAGGAACAGAAGATCGTCAAGGTTCTCAAGGCTCAACAAGCAGTCGTCAAGACTGGCAAGAAGAGCGCCAAGTAA